In Burkholderia sp. NRF60-BP8, a single window of DNA contains:
- a CDS encoding ROK family protein, with translation MRSPHFGQGSNSANVRRYNERLLLKTLRRAGSASKADLARLASMTGTAVGSIIASLADAKLIEFAGRTEGQRGQPASLIRLDPRGAFGIGVHLDRMRIETALVNFAGDVLGRRSHDTLLPPPADVLEIVRHDIDAMQALLPDHERARLTGIGVAQPYNLGAWMRELGLAPDTFRAWEDVDFAADLGRTLSLPVFGENDGNAAAIAELFYGYGRQCDDFVYLFIGPAIGGGIAIDGDCLRGVTGNAGDIAVIPVPPSRLASAPPPRGQWDILLARASLHALVRHLRHRGETVENRADLEACIARGLPAVDEWIDDCVDALAPALRAVLCVIDAPVVVIDADTDAGLLDAVTTRLRAALVATAPEARGTPVLVRGTFGADAGAIGAATLPMFFNFSPRAGILKGARTDSQEVNHVAI, from the coding sequence ATGAGAAGCCCGCACTTCGGCCAGGGAAGCAATTCGGCCAACGTGCGCCGTTACAACGAGCGCCTGTTGCTGAAGACGCTGCGCCGCGCGGGCAGCGCATCGAAGGCCGATCTCGCCCGTCTCGCGAGCATGACGGGGACGGCGGTCGGCAGCATCATCGCGTCGCTCGCCGACGCAAAGCTGATCGAGTTCGCCGGCCGCACCGAAGGCCAGCGCGGCCAGCCGGCTTCGCTGATCCGGCTCGATCCGCGCGGCGCGTTCGGCATCGGCGTCCATCTCGACCGGATGCGCATCGAGACGGCCCTCGTCAATTTCGCGGGCGACGTGCTCGGCCGCCGCTCGCACGACACGCTGCTTCCCCCGCCCGCCGACGTGCTCGAGATCGTGCGTCACGACATCGACGCGATGCAGGCCCTGCTCCCCGACCATGAACGCGCCCGTCTCACCGGTATCGGCGTCGCGCAGCCGTACAACCTCGGTGCGTGGATGCGCGAGCTCGGCCTCGCGCCCGACACGTTCCGCGCGTGGGAAGACGTCGATTTCGCGGCCGACCTCGGTCGCACGCTGTCGCTGCCCGTCTTCGGCGAAAACGACGGCAACGCAGCCGCGATCGCCGAACTGTTCTACGGATACGGCCGGCAGTGCGACGACTTCGTCTACCTGTTCATCGGGCCGGCGATCGGCGGCGGGATCGCGATCGACGGCGACTGCCTGCGCGGCGTGACGGGCAATGCGGGGGACATCGCGGTGATTCCGGTGCCGCCGAGCCGGCTGGCGTCCGCGCCGCCGCCGCGCGGCCAATGGGACATCCTGCTCGCGCGCGCATCGCTGCATGCGCTCGTGCGCCACCTGCGTCATCGCGGCGAAACGGTCGAGAACCGCGCCGATCTCGAAGCCTGCATCGCACGCGGCCTGCCGGCCGTCGACGAATGGATCGACGATTGCGTCGACGCCCTCGCGCCGGCGTTGCGCGCGGTGTTGTGCGTGATCGACGCGCCGGTGGTCGTGATCGACGCCGACACCGACGCGGGCCTGCTCGACGCGGTCACGACCCGCCTGCGCGCGGCGCTCGTGGCCACCGCGCCGGAGGCCCGCGGTACGCCCGTGCTCGTGCGCGGCACGTTCGGCGCCGACGCCGGCGCGATCGGCGCCGCCACGCTGCCGATGTTTTTCAACTTCTCCCCGCGGGCCGGCATCCTCAAGGGCGCCCGCACCGACTCGCAGGAGGTCAACCATGTCGCGATCTGA